A window of Lentibacillus sp. Marseille-P4043 contains these coding sequences:
- a CDS encoding CynX/NimT family MFS transporter has translation MTLDIQQRKTKEQGAFLLLAAILLFAANLRAPLTSVGSLVPTIRDSLGVSNAAIGIITTLPLLAFAFISPFAPKIANRFGMEKTIFLSMIILFIGMIIRSITGVGTLFVGTALIGIAIAFGNVLLPGFIKMSFPLKIGIITGLYTVVMNIFGGLASGFSVPLSNIGGFGWQGALGAWAILVIIALILWFPQLHHSTETSTSDSTKKSKKTNMWTSFTAWQVTIFMGFQSLMFYTPMTWLPEILQANGYSPSEAGWMLSLMQFSLIPTTFVMPIIADKMNKQKVLGALTGIIFILGVLGLLSGHPSLIIISVIMIGVGCGSGFSLSMMFFTLRTKDGYDASELSGMAQSFGYLLAALGPVLFGSLHDLTGSWTAPLFLLLIISIFVLITGWLSGRQVTIK, from the coding sequence ATGACGTTAGATATACAGCAAAGAAAAACGAAAGAGCAGGGGGCGTTTTTATTACTAGCCGCGATACTGTTATTCGCTGCTAATTTACGTGCTCCTTTAACATCTGTCGGTTCGTTAGTTCCCACAATTCGCGATAGTTTAGGAGTAAGTAATGCAGCAATTGGAATCATTACTACGTTACCACTCCTCGCTTTTGCATTCATTTCTCCTTTTGCACCTAAAATAGCCAACCGCTTCGGAATGGAAAAAACTATTTTCCTATCGATGATCATACTGTTCATTGGAATGATCATTCGTTCCATTACTGGTGTTGGGACATTGTTTGTCGGTACTGCTCTAATAGGAATTGCAATTGCTTTTGGAAACGTATTATTGCCAGGTTTTATCAAAATGAGCTTTCCATTGAAAATTGGTATCATTACGGGGCTTTATACTGTTGTCATGAATATATTCGGCGGATTAGCATCGGGATTTAGTGTACCGTTATCAAATATAGGTGGTTTCGGATGGCAAGGGGCGCTAGGAGCTTGGGCGATATTAGTGATAATTGCGCTGATTCTATGGTTTCCACAATTGCATCATTCTACAGAAACATCCACATCTGATTCAACAAAGAAAAGCAAGAAAACAAATATGTGGACTTCTTTTACAGCTTGGCAAGTAACCATTTTTATGGGATTCCAGTCACTTATGTTTTATACACCGATGACGTGGCTACCAGAAATATTACAAGCAAATGGGTATTCTCCGAGTGAAGCAGGTTGGATGTTATCACTGATGCAATTCTCTCTAATCCCTACAACATTTGTTATGCCAATTATCGCTGATAAAATGAACAAGCAAAAAGTATTGGGTGCCTTGACAGGGATTATTTTTATTTTAGGTGTACTCGGTTTACTAAGCGGGCATCCAAGCTTGATCATTATTTCCGTTATCATGATAGGAGTTGGATGTGGTAGTGGATTTAGTTTATCGATGATGTTTTTTACATTACGAACAAAGGATGGATATGACGCCTCAGAACTATCGGGAATGGCACAATCATTCGGTTACTTACTTGCCGCACTTGGGCCAGTATTATTTGGTAGCTTACATGACTTGACAGGAAGTTGGACGGCGCCGCTATTTCTATTATTAATTATTTCTATATTTGTTCTTATAACTGGTTGGCTCAGTGGCAGACAAGTAACCATTAAGTAA
- a CDS encoding MFS transporter: MKNTLKSWKNPAVLLCSVGISSIGDFIYLVAINIIVYQITGSAAAVAGLWIIGPLTNIVTKFWTGSFIDYRSKRSVMIVTYIMRAVFICFIPLAPNMIVIYAILVVLSVAGAFFNPSSMTYVAILVPKEKRKRFNSIRSFASSGAFIIGPAIGGSLILLTSVEATLWLNASFFVIAAILLLLLPDKENIDKETIPTLTFSQVVRDFTIVQKFMASNKYVSFIYLGFIMVMIFSFAMDAQEVVFTQQVIGLSEMDYSLLISITGIGSVVGAVLLSLFSNKFSLRYMIVIGLTMMIIGYVIYAFSWSFASIVVGFVILGFFNVFLNAGMMTFYQNNVPVDIMGRVTSIYQLIQSAVQVVFILAIGFVADLVSLRLTIVTLALVMLLASFIFSFLVLMPNKKLFYREDDSQDEELNTTV, encoded by the coding sequence ATGAAAAATACGTTGAAAAGTTGGAAAAACCCAGCGGTATTATTGTGTTCGGTTGGAATTTCTAGCATAGGTGACTTTATTTACTTAGTTGCGATTAATATTATCGTATATCAAATTACGGGTTCAGCAGCAGCTGTTGCAGGGCTTTGGATCATCGGACCATTAACGAATATCGTAACAAAATTCTGGACTGGTAGTTTTATAGACTATCGAAGTAAAAGAAGCGTAATGATCGTAACATATATAATGAGAGCAGTGTTCATCTGTTTCATCCCCTTAGCACCAAATATGATTGTTATCTATGCGATCCTAGTTGTCTTAAGTGTAGCAGGGGCTTTTTTCAATCCATCATCCATGACGTATGTTGCCATTCTTGTGCCAAAAGAAAAAAGAAAGCGGTTTAACTCAATCCGCTCATTTGCAAGTTCCGGTGCATTTATTATTGGTCCTGCAATCGGGGGTTCACTTATTTTATTAACATCTGTTGAAGCAACATTATGGCTTAATGCATCATTCTTTGTAATCGCTGCAATTTTATTACTATTGCTTCCCGATAAAGAAAATATTGATAAAGAAACGATTCCGACATTGACTTTTTCACAAGTAGTCCGTGACTTTACGATCGTTCAGAAATTTATGGCTAGCAATAAATATGTTTCGTTTATTTACCTCGGTTTTATTATGGTTATGATTTTTTCATTTGCTATGGATGCACAGGAAGTAGTTTTCACCCAACAAGTCATTGGGCTTTCCGAAATGGACTATAGCTTGTTGATTAGTATAACCGGAATTGGTTCGGTGGTAGGTGCAGTTTTACTGTCTCTTTTTTCAAATAAATTTTCACTTAGATATATGATTGTCATCGGGTTAACCATGATGATAATAGGTTATGTGATCTATGCATTTTCCTGGTCTTTTGCATCGATAGTTGTTGGATTTGTAATTTTAGGTTTCTTTAATGTGTTCCTAAATGCTGGGATGATGACTTTCTATCAGAACAATGTTCCTGTAGACATAATGGGTAGAGTCACAAGCATTTACCAGCTCATCCAAAGCGCTGTTCAAGTAGTATTTATTCTGGCAATTGGGTTCGTGGCGGATCTTGTTTCCTTACGACTCACGATCGTCACATTAGCACTTGTCATGTTGCTAGCATCGTTTATTTTTTCATTTTTAGTTTTGATGCCAAATAAAAAGCTTTTTTACCGGGAAGATGATAGCCAAGACGAGGAATTAAATACAACAGTATAA
- a CDS encoding arylamine N-acetyltransferase family protein: protein MDIFQFESYLKIDTEQFHEVNVKTLNHYLERYMLTVPFENIDVQNQKPISVDVDHLYNKIVHHKRGGFCYEMNTLFRHYLLEKGFDAHLVSATVHTPNGGWSRPGSHMSLIVYLDKPYVADVGFGDLPLHAMPLDYEDELDIVNDINGSYRAIYIDNDKFHVQKWLGDHWRTSYEGTLTSRSIAEFNEPLAFNQYNENSIFVKKLVISIPKTYGRVTMSENDLTITRQGEKSRTPVTKGNYQQFLNDYFDLHVKIACLENLKSN, encoded by the coding sequence ATGGATATATTCCAATTCGAATCGTATCTAAAAATTGATACCGAACAATTTCATGAAGTAAATGTAAAGACGCTGAATCATTATCTTGAGCGTTATATGTTGACTGTCCCATTTGAAAATATTGATGTGCAAAATCAAAAGCCAATTTCAGTTGATGTGGACCATTTATATAACAAAATAGTTCATCATAAACGTGGCGGTTTTTGTTATGAAATGAATACATTATTTCGGCATTATTTATTAGAAAAAGGATTCGATGCGCATCTTGTATCAGCAACCGTTCATACACCAAATGGAGGCTGGAGCAGGCCAGGGTCTCATATGTCTCTCATTGTTTATTTAGATAAACCGTATGTAGCAGATGTTGGTTTTGGCGATTTGCCTTTGCATGCGATGCCATTGGATTACGAAGATGAGCTTGATATTGTAAACGATATTAATGGATCCTATCGTGCAATTTATATAGATAATGACAAGTTTCATGTACAAAAGTGGTTGGGTGATCATTGGCGTACGTCATATGAAGGTACATTAACATCACGAAGCATTGCCGAGTTTAACGAGCCATTAGCCTTTAACCAGTATAATGAAAACTCAATTTTTGTAAAGAAACTTGTAATCTCGATACCTAAGACTTATGGTCGTGTAACCATGTCCGAGAATGACTTAACAATCACGCGACAAGGGGAAAAGAGTAGAACACCTGTAACAAAGGGCAACTATCAACAATTTTTAAATGACTATTTCGATTTACATGTGAAAATAGCATGTCTAGAAAATCTAAAAAGCAATTAG